A region of Diospyros lotus cultivar Yz01 chromosome 3, ASM1463336v1, whole genome shotgun sequence DNA encodes the following proteins:
- the LOC127796978 gene encoding late embryogenesis abundant protein At1g64065-like, giving the protein MAEKQQQAYQPPMSNGYNRADEEAGAAQKEELRRQKRKKWILYIIAFVIFQTAVIALFSMTVMKFRTPKFRIQSATFNHNFQTSNSPFNLTIGVKNTNFGPYKFDNTTILFYHQNGALAGSAAVRKSKANFRSTKKLDDVAVDLVMPDSGILPLTAKAEMKGKVTIMFMFKKKKSTKLDCSMEVNTNTKALQNVKCK; this is encoded by the coding sequence atggCGGAGAAGCAGCAGCAGGCATATCAACCACCGATGTCCAACGGCTACAACAGGGCGGACGAAGAGGCGGGAGCAGCTCAGAAGGAAGAGCTCCGCCGGCAGAAGCGGAAGAAGTGGATACTGTATATCATAGCCTTTGTGATCTTTCAGACGGCTGTTATTGCCTTGTTTTCCATGACGGTGATGAAATTCAGAACTCCCAAGTTTCGGATCCAATCCGCCACATTCAACCATAATTTCCAAACATCAAACTCTCCCTTCAATCTGACGATCGGCGTGAAGAACACCAACTTCGGCCCTTACAAGTTCGACAACACCACCATCTTGTTCTACCACCAAAACGGCGCCCTAGCGGGCAGCGCCGCCGTCCGGAAGTCCAAGGCCAATTTCCGATCGACCAAGAAGCTGGACGACGTCGCCGTAGATTTGGTCATGCCGGACTCAGGGATCCTGCCTCTGACCGCCAAGGCGGAGATGAAAGGGAAGGTGACGATCATGTTCAtgttcaagaagaagaaatccacaAAGTTGGATTGCTCCATGGAAGTCAACACCAATACAAAGGCGCTGCAGAACGTGAAATGCAAGTGA
- the LOC127796979 gene encoding late embryogenesis abundant protein At1g64065-like, whose translation MEEKRKKWLLYLIAFVIFQTGVIVLFSMTVMKFRTPKYRVQSASLTKFDVSNNSNPSFNLWMDARLRVKNTNFGTYKFDNSTVVFYYNGTQVGSAVVRKSKANFRSTKKLKVAVNLVSPTSLANNQQLANDLSLGILPLTSKAEMKGKVRIMFMFKKKKSAKLDCSMQLNTQTNTLQNVKCK comes from the coding sequence AtggaggagaagaggaagaagtggTTGCTGTACCTCATAGCATTCGTAATCTTTCAGACCGGCGTAATAGTTCTGTTCTCGATGACGGTGATGAAATTCCGGACACCCAAGTATCGAGTTCAATCGGCGTCATTAACCAAATTCGATGTCTCCAACAATTCTAACCCTTCGTTCAATCTGTGGATGGACGCCAGACTCCGGGTGAAGAACACCAACTTCGGCACCTATAAATTCGACAACTCCACCGTCGTCTTCTACTACAACGGCACCCAAGTAGGCAGCGCCGTCGTCCGCAAGTCCAAGGCCAATTTCCGATCAACCAAGAAGCTCAAGGTTGCGGTAAATTTGGTCTCGCCGACCAGCCTAGCCAACAATCAACAACTGGCTAACGATTTGAGTCTGGGGATTCTGCCTCTGACCAGCAAGGCGGAGATGAAAGGGAAGGTGAGGATCATGTTCAtgttcaagaagaagaaatccgCAAAGTTGGATTGCTCCATGCAACTCAACACCCAAACAAACACCCTGCAGAATGTGAAGTGCAAGTGA
- the LOC127797782 gene encoding late embryogenesis abundant protein At1g64065-like, whose product MAFPPEVSNTVLLYIYRWHLDSLHSTIIISRSHITSYYCAQLIHICLSFPFCDLSDLQLHIYFLLVMEEKRKKWLLYIIAFVIFQTGVIALFSMTVMKFRTPKYRVQSASFTNFDVSNNSNPSFNLWMDTRFRVKNTNFGPYKFDNTTVVFYYNGTQVGSAVVRKSKANFRSTKKLNMAVNLVSPTSLANNQQLAKDLSLGILPLTSQSEMKGKVTIMFMFKKKKSTKMNCSMEVNIHEKTLQNVKCK is encoded by the coding sequence ATGGCGTTCCCACCCGAAGTTTCAAACACagttcttctatatatatatagatggcaCCTTGATTCTCTCCATTCCACCATCATCATCTCCCGCTCCCATATCACTTCTTATTACTGCGCGCAACTCATTCATATCTGCCTCTCTTTCCCTTTCTGTGATCTCTCTGATCTGCAActtcatatatatttcttattagtaatggaggagaagagaaagaagtggTTGCTGTACATCATAGCATTCGTAATCTTTCAGACCGGCGTAATAGCTCTGTTCTCGATGACGGTGATGAAATTCCGGACACCCAAGTATCGAGTTCAATCAGCGTCCTTCACCAATTTCGATGTCTCCAACAATTCCAACCCTTCGTTCAATCTGTGGATGGACACCAGATTCCGGGTGAAGAACACCAACTTCGGCCCCTACAAGTTCGACAACACCACTGTTGTCTTCTACTACAACGGTACCCAAGTAGGCAGCGCCGTCGTCCGCAAGTCCAAGGCCAATTTCCGATCAACCAAGAAGCTCAACATGGCGGTGAATTTGGTCTCGCCGACCAGCCTAGCCAACAATCAACAACTGGCAAAAGATTTGAGTTTGGGCATTCTGCCTCTGACGAGCCAGTCGGAGATGAAAGGGAAGGTGACGATCATGTTCAtgttcaagaagaagaaatctacAAAGATGAATTGCTCCATGGAAGTCAACATCCACGAGAAGACGCTGCAGAACGTGAAGTGCAAGTGA
- the LOC127796980 gene encoding late embryogenesis abundant protein At1g64065-like, with translation MEAKQQQAYHPPMSNGYNRADEEAAAALSDEELRRQKRKKWILYIIAFVIFQTAVIALFSMTVMKFRTPKFRVLPATFGDNFQTSNSSINLTMYATLGVKNTNFGPYKFDNTTIFFYDYQNTTVGSAAVRKSKANFRSTKKLDVAGHLVMPANSDSGSGILPLTAKAEMKGKVTIMFMFKKKKSTKLDCSMEVNTNTKAVQNVKCN, from the coding sequence ATGGAGGCGAAGCAGCAGCAGGCATATCATCCGCCAATGTCCAACGGCTACAACCGGGCCGACGAGGAGGCAGCCGCAGCTCTTTCGGACGAAGAGCTCCGCCGCCAGAAGCGGAAGAAGTGGATACTGTATATCATAGCCTTTGTGATCTTTCAGACGGCTGTTATTGCCTTGTTTTCCATGACGGTGATGAAATTCAGGACCCCCAAGTTCCGAGTCCTCCCCGCCACATTCGGGGATAATTTCCAAACATCAAATTCTTCGATCAATCTGACGATGTATGCCACACTCGGCGTGAAGAACACCAACTTCGGCCCTTACAAGTTCGACAACACCACCATCTTCTTCTACGACTACCAAAACACCACAGTGGGCAGCGCCGCCGTCCGGAAGTCCAAGGCCAATTTCCGATCGACCAAGAAGCTGGACGTCGCCGGACATTTGGTCATGCCGGCCAACAGTGATTCGGGCTCAGGGATCCTGCCTCTGACCGCCAAGGCGGAGATGAAAGGGAAGGTGACGATCATGTTCAtgttcaagaagaagaaatccacaAAGTTGGATTGCTCCATGGAAGTCAACACCAATACAAAGGCGGTGCAGAACGTGAAATGCAACTGA